The following proteins come from a genomic window of Sardina pilchardus chromosome 1, fSarPil1.1, whole genome shotgun sequence:
- the LOC134079237 gene encoding artemin, whose protein sequence is MRSLLKLTVLLFCLQRGAGHWLRSLLELKGHSAEDEEGTRAPREARASAEELRGGLALRSRRSAGDVSCSLQSLLIQVRDLGLGYDSDEMVRFKYCAGTCPLQRSNHDLTLGNLLRAGHLPLAPAGQMWHSMPCCRPTHHEDVVFLDNEHRWHKVARLSAAGCACVG, encoded by the exons atgaggTCCCTACTGAAGCTGACGGTGCTGCTCTTCTGCCTGCAGCGGGGAGCGGGACACTGGCTACGCTCACTCCTGG AGCTGAAAGGACATTCCGCTGAAGACGAGGAAGGAACCAGAGCGCCGAGGGAGGCCAGAGCGAGCGCAGAGGAACTCCGAGGAGGTCTCGCCCTTCGGTCCCGCCGCAGCGCCGGCGACGTGTCGTGCAGCCTGCAGTCGCTCCTCATCCAGGTGCGCGACCTGGGCCTGGGCTACGACTCGGACGAGATGGTCCGCTTCAAGTACTGCGCCGGGACGTGCCCGCTGCAGCGCTCCAACCACGACCTGACGCTGGGCAACCTGCTGCGGGCCGGGCACCTGCCCCTGGCGCCGGCCGGCCAGATGTGGCACAGCATGCCGTGCTGCCGGCCCACGCACCACGAGGACGTGGTCTTCCTGGACAACGAGCACCGCTGGCACAAAGTGGCGAGACTGTCGGCGGCGGGCTGCGCTTGCGTCGGGTAG